The following coding sequences lie in one Arachis ipaensis cultivar K30076 chromosome B03, Araip1.1, whole genome shotgun sequence genomic window:
- the LOC107629998 gene encoding protein STRICTOSIDINE SYNTHASE-LIKE 3-like, whose translation MTLLRWLAILFLLLAVYCGLDPFRHSPIASFPEFEAKLIEMPPWSEVPPEKDSENLLQKSEVKFLNEVQGPESVAFDPQGRGPYAGVADGRILFWNGHSWLPFAYTSPNRSELCDPKVPASPLSYVTTEHICGRPLGLRFNKKTGDLYIADAYFGLLKVGPEGGLATPLTTEAEGVPFRFTNDVDVDEEGNVYFTDSSAKYQRRNFIQLVFAGDDSGRVLKYNPDTKETTVLVRNIQFPNGISLSKDRSFFYVCEGVVGRLRKYWLKGEKAGTSEIIAILPGIPDNVRVNEDGDFWIALHCRRYMYAYLNALYPNIRKLILKLPIPTKIHYLLQIGGRQHALAVKYSSEGKLLQILEDSEGKVVRAVSEVEEKDGKLWMGSVLMPFIGVYNLK comes from the exons ATGACTTTGCTTCGATGGCTTGCGATTCTGTTCCTTCTGCTCGCCGTGTACTGCGGTCTCGATCCGTTTCGACACAGCCCCATAGCCAGCTTCCCGGAATTCGAGGCCAAATTGATTGAAATGCCGCCGTGGTCCGAGGTGCCGCCGGAGAAAGACTCGGAGAATTTGTTGCAGAAATCGGAGGTGAAGTTCTTGAACGAGGTTCAGGGACCAGAGAGCGTTGCTTTCGACCCTCAAGGTCGCGGTCCTTACGCTGGTGTCGCTGATGGAAGGATTCTCTTCTGGAATGGACACTCTTGGCTTCCCTTTGCTTATACCTCTCCCAACAG GTCAGAATTGTGTGATCCTAAAGTACCTGCATCACCACTTAGCTATGTGACGACCGAGCACATCTGCGGAAGGCCTTTGGGACTCAGGTTCAACAAGAAAACTGGCGATTTATACATTGCGGATGCATATTTTGGGCTTCTGAAGGTGGGGCCTGAGGGTGGTTTAGCAACACCTCTTACAACTGAGGCTGAAGGGGTGCCATTCAGGTTTACCAATGATGTTGATGTTGACGAAGAAGGGAATGTTTATTTTACGGATAGCAGTGCGAAATATCAGCGCAG GAACTTTATTCAACTGGTATTTGCTGGAGATGATAGCGGCAGAGTTTTGAAATACAACCCTGACACTAAGGAAACCACAGTTCTTGTGAGAAACATTCAATTTCCAAATGGCATTTCCTTAAGCAAAGATCGTTCCTTCTTTTACGTCTGTGAAGGTGTTGTTGGCAG GCTACGCAAATACTGGCTGAAAGGCGAAAAGGCCGGGACTTCAGAGATCATAGCCATCCTGCCTGGAATCCCTGACAATGTGAGAGTCAATGAAGATGGCGATTTTTGGATTGCACTTCATTGCCGAAGGTATATGTATGCGTACCTTAATGCCCTCTATCCAAATATTCGGAAACTCATACTCAAGCTCCCTATACCAACAAAGATTCACTACCTGCTTCAAATTGGTGGCCGGCAACATGCGTTGGCTGTTAAGTACAGCTCCGAAGGCAAACTTCTGCAGATATTGGAAGATAGCGAGGGAAAAGTTGTTAGAGCAGTGAGTGAAGTGGAGGAGAAAGATGGTAAACTATGGATGGGAAGTGTTCTTATGCCTTTTATTGGAGTTTACAACTTGAAATGA